The sequence below is a genomic window from Brevibacillus agri.
AAAGCCATCCATCCCGGAACGGCGGAAATGCGGCATCGGCTCGGGCGCCGTCACCTCCTCTGCCAACGTGCGGCCGCAGGCAGCTTCCAGCGAAACCTCCTCCACGCCAAGCTGGCGCAGATGCTGTTCGATTCTGCGCTGCGCTTCCTCCACCTGAACAGTCTGTCGGCGAAAACGATTTGCGTTTTCCATCTCGCTTATCCTCCAATTTGCGACATGCGCCTTGCCGTCGGTACATGAGATTGGCTTTCATCTGCCAAAGCCTTGGCCATTTCGTGATTCATCGGCTTGATGCTCAACGCTTTGAAAAAAAGCTGGCGAATCGCTTCATCGTCTCCGATATGCTTGCGAACGTTAAACTCGTCTGCCCAATACAGGCACGGCTTGATGTTGCCATCCGCCGTCAAACGCAGCCGGTTGCACGTTTCGCAAAAATGATCGCTCACCGGGTGAATCAACCCAAAGCTGCCTTTGGCCCCGGCAATCCGAAAGGTCTGGGCGGGACCGTTGCCGCGCACGTCATGGCTTTCCTCTGTTTCCCAGCCAAGCTGCTTACATCGCTCCAAGACGGTCGACAGCGGCAAATACGACTGTTTCCAGCGCATGTCGTTGTGGCCGATCGGCATGTACTCGATAAAGCGGACTTGCACAGCGCCGTCCAGCGTCAGCCGCAAAAAATCTTCAATCTCGTCGTCGTTGATTCCCTTCATGAGAACGACATTCAGCTTGATCGGCCAAATCCCGGCTTGTTGACAGGCCGCGATACTGTCCAAAACGCGCTGGACATCGCCGCCGCGGGTGATAAGCGAAAAACGGTCGGCCTTCAATGTATCCAGGCTGATGTTGACGCGCTTCAAGCCCGCTGCTTTTAATTTCGCCGCCTTTTTCGCCAAAAAAATGCCGTTGGTCGTCAAGGCAATGTCTTCGATTCCCGGTGTTTCCGCTATCGCTGCGACCAGTTCTTCAATGCCTTTGCGGACGAGCGGCTCCCCGCCCGTCAGCCTTACTTTTTTCACGCCCATTTCGGCCAACACTCTGACAACCTCGGTAATCTCGTAAAAAGACAAAATGTTTTCGTCCGGCTCAAATTCCATCCCATCCGCTGGCATACAGTACACACAGCGCAAATTGCACCGATCGGTTACGGAAAGGCGCAAATAGTCGTGAACGCGGCCAAACGAGTCCACTAATTCACTTGGAATCACTGGACGTCCCCCCTTCGGCCTGTTCGATTCGCTCAGGCCAGGTGTACACGTTGAACGACTGGTTGCGAATAAAGCCAACGGTAGTAATGCCAAGCTCCTGCGCCAGCCGCAGGGCCAGCTCGGTCGGCGCCGATTTGGACAACACGATACTGCATCCGATCTTGGCTACTTTCAACAGTACTTCTGACGAAATCCGGCCGCTGAACACCATGATTTTGTCTTCTACCGGCACGGAATGCATCAGGCAATGCCCGTACAGTTTGTCGAGGGCATTGTGCCTGCCGATGTCCATTCGGGAGACGACGATCCCGTTTGCATCGCACAGGGCAGCATTGTGAACGCCGCCCGTGTCCTGAAAAAGCTTCGCTGACTGCTGCATCGCCTGCATGAAGCGAAAGCAATCCGCGCTTGAGATCGTCACGCCTGTCGTTTCCAACTTTTTCACCGTGCGCGCGTCGTTGTAAAAGTAAAAGCTTTGGCGGCTTTTCCCGCAGCACGAAGTGACGTACCGTTTCGAGTGGAACATCTGGTTGTACCTGTTCACTTTTTCGGCGCGGACGTAGGCGTACCCAGTGGTTTCGTCCACAAACAGGTCAGTCACATCCGTGTATGCCTGAATTACCCCTTCAGACGCCAAAAAGCCAATGACAAGCTCTTCGATGTATTCCGGGCTGCACACTAACGTCGCAAACTCTTCCTCGTTCAACATGATCGTAATCGGCGACTCTGTAACGATGGAATCTTCTACTTCCTCCAAAGCGCCATTTTCATAGTGCAGGACAGGAGACAAAATAGACACGGGCTGAATCACGATTGTTTCCCACCTTTCCTTTGCTGCTGCTCGTTATGAAATGGATCGGTCCAGTACATATACGGTCATGGCGATGTCTTCTTCCAGGCTGATATCGGAAAAAATCCGCAAAATTTTGGCGTCGATAATTTCCTCCAGCTTCGCTACTACCGCCGGATCATTGTAAATGTTCTTCACCAGCTTCGTACGCGCATCGTGAACCATTCGTCTGCCGTCTTCGGACATAATCATGAACTTTTCTACGTTGGTCAAATTGCCTTTCATCTCGCAAATGACCCACGGCCCGCAAAACCGAGTGAGGATTTCGCGCGGACCGTTTCCAACGTATTCCTTGCGTATCTCGCGCACAAGCATGCTGAATTGGTGCTCAAGACTTTTTGTCATTCGATATTCTCCTTTAGCTCACCGACCTTGTTCTGACGGGGAGCCAGCATAATATAGCTGATGACCAGGATAAAAATAACGAGCGATAAAATCAGATTGTTCATCGCATCATCCCGATTGACGATGATAAAACGCACAGTGCCTGTGATCCCGATATAGATCAGATAGCGCAACGGAAAGTGATACGCTTCGTGGAAATACTTGACGATCATCGAAACGAAGACAAAGTAGAGAAAAAAGGCCAAGACTTTTTCCAAAATATCATGGACGTTATTATTTCCTTGAAGGGCATCCAGTACAATGGCATACAGTTCGCGTACAAGGTAAAAGCTCAAGACCAACCCGAGAATGATGAGCGAAGTATTTAGCATGAGTTGATAAAAGCGCACGATTGTCAATTCGTTTTTGCTTTTCGTCATCCAACTAGCTGACCTCCTCTTCAAAAAGCTTGCTGCCTGTTTCATCAGTCTTTCAATCCTTCCCCGACTCCTTTCAGCAGGTTGATGCCAAATCCCATCGCCCGGTTGATGTCCGGATCGCGCAACGCTTTTATCAAATCGAACACGCCGACCTTTGCTCCCGACTGCAAAGCTTCATCCGCTCTTTGCAGCCCTTTGGTAACGCCGGCCATCAGCTTTTTGGTCATTTCCGGATCGAGCTCTGTCAATCCTCCCGCCGCCGCCATCGCATTGTTAATCATGTTCGTGACGGGCGGACGAACCATTTGTCCGACGACGATTTTGGCGATATCTTCTTTCGCTTCGACAGCGGCGTTGAGCGCCCCCAGTATGCCGCTGTCATGCAGCTCCTGCAGCAGCTTGATCGTCGCCTGAATCCCCTCCGGATTTTCGGCCAGGGATTGCAGGACGCGATCGACTGTTTGCGCTTGTTTTTGTTCTTCGCTAACCTCTGGTTTCACTACTTTCGTTATCGGTCTTGCCATTATTTTTCTCCTCCCGCAACGTTAACTTCTGCAATCGGCACGTAATCTTCTCTCGCCCATTTCCGCTCTACCTGGACACCCAGTTGCGGGTTTCGTTTCGCGTAGCGAGGATTGTACATAGGCAGCGGGGTCATGCCTTTTTCTTTGAGCAGCTCCATGCGCACCTTCGTCTGTTTGTACGCAGGGGTTTGCGTGCGAACGTCGCCCACGCTGCCTGTCAGCAGGTTGATCGCATTTTCATGGCTGACGGAGTGCATCGGTACGTACAGTTCGTTGCCGCTGACCCGATCGGTCACGAGCACCCGCAGCTTGATCGCTCCGTACGGCGAGACGAGGCGAACCAGGGAACCGTCTTGCACGCCGCGTTCGCGGGCAAGTTCAGGCGAAACCTCCACAAACACTTCCGGCAGTTTGTACTGGATTCCTTTTGACTTGTTCGTCATGTTTCCTTCGTGGAAATGTTCCAGCAATCGACCATTATTCAAAGTAAGGTCAAATTCCGATGGATATTCCACAGGCGGAATGTATTCCACGAGCGAAAGTCTCGCTTTGCCGTCCGGGAAGTTGAAGCGCTCCTGG
It includes:
- a CDS encoding DUF2294 domain-containing protein, translated to MTKSLEHQFSMLVREIRKEYVGNGPREILTRFCGPWVICEMKGNLTNVEKFMIMSEDGRRMVHDARTKLVKNIYNDPAVVAKLEEIIDAKILRIFSDISLEEDIAMTVYVLDRSIS
- a CDS encoding phosphate-starvation-inducible protein PsiE, producing the protein MTKSKNELTIVRFYQLMLNTSLIILGLVLSFYLVRELYAIVLDALQGNNNVHDILEKVLAFFLYFVFVSMIVKYFHEAYHFPLRYLIYIGITGTVRFIIVNRDDAMNNLILSLVIFILVISYIMLAPRQNKVGELKENIE
- the fdhD gene encoding formate dehydrogenase accessory sulfurtransferase FdhD, with the protein product MQPVSILSPVLHYENGALEEVEDSIVTESPITIMLNEEEFATLVCSPEYIEELVIGFLASEGVIQAYTDVTDLFVDETTGYAYVRAEKVNRYNQMFHSKRYVTSCCGKSRQSFYFYNDARTVKKLETTGVTISSADCFRFMQAMQQSAKLFQDTGGVHNAALCDANGIVVSRMDIGRHNALDKLYGHCLMHSVPVEDKIMVFSGRISSEVLLKVAKIGCSIVLSKSAPTELALRLAQELGITTVGFIRNQSFNVYTWPERIEQAEGGTSSDSK
- a CDS encoding DUF1641 domain-containing protein — protein: MARPITKVVKPEVSEEQKQAQTVDRVLQSLAENPEGIQATIKLLQELHDSGILGALNAAVEAKEDIAKIVVGQMVRPPVTNMINNAMAAAGGLTELDPEMTKKLMAGVTKGLQRADEALQSGAKVGVFDLIKALRDPDINRAMGFGINLLKGVGEGLKD
- the moaA gene encoding GTP 3',8-cyclase MoaA — translated: MIPSELVDSFGRVHDYLRLSVTDRCNLRCVYCMPADGMEFEPDENILSFYEITEVVRVLAEMGVKKVRLTGGEPLVRKGIEELVAAIAETPGIEDIALTTNGIFLAKKAAKLKAAGLKRVNISLDTLKADRFSLITRGGDVQRVLDSIAACQQAGIWPIKLNVVLMKGINDDEIEDFLRLTLDGAVQVRFIEYMPIGHNDMRWKQSYLPLSTVLERCKQLGWETEESHDVRGNGPAQTFRIAGAKGSFGLIHPVSDHFCETCNRLRLTADGNIKPCLYWADEFNVRKHIGDDEAIRQLFFKALSIKPMNHEMAKALADESQSHVPTARRMSQIGG